A DNA window from Hydrogenophaga taeniospiralis contains the following coding sequences:
- a CDS encoding FMN-dependent NADH-azoreductase, whose product MQLLHIDSAITGEQSVSRQLSARTVAAWVATHPGTRVQHLDLAADVVPHLGADALGFRTGQAAETAIQREENALSEALVSQFLAADVIVIGAPLYNFSVPSQLKAWIDRVAQIGRTFKYTETGPVGLAGGKTVIVAITRGGVYSTSEAGRAMEHQESYLQTVFGFLGITDVRFVRAEGVAMGPDAKAQALATAESEIQSHTAVAANQAALAEAA is encoded by the coding sequence ATGCAACTGCTGCACATCGATTCCGCCATCACCGGCGAACAGTCCGTTTCCCGCCAGCTCAGCGCCCGCACCGTGGCCGCCTGGGTCGCCACCCACCCCGGCACGCGGGTGCAGCACCTGGACCTGGCCGCCGACGTGGTGCCCCACCTGGGTGCCGACGCGCTGGGCTTCCGCACCGGTCAGGCTGCCGAAACCGCGATCCAGCGTGAAGAAAACGCGCTGTCCGAAGCGCTGGTGAGCCAGTTCCTGGCCGCCGACGTGATCGTGATCGGCGCGCCGCTCTACAACTTCTCGGTGCCCAGCCAGCTCAAGGCCTGGATCGACCGCGTGGCCCAGATCGGCCGCACCTTCAAGTACACCGAAACCGGCCCGGTGGGCCTGGCCGGCGGCAAGACGGTGATCGTGGCCATCACGCGCGGCGGCGTGTATTCGACCAGCGAAGCCGGTCGCGCCATGGAACACCAGGAGAGCTACCTGCAGACCGTGTTCGGCTTCCTGGGCATCACCGATGTGCGCTTTGTGCGCGCCGAAGGCGTGGCCATGGGCCCGGACGCCAAGGCCCAAGCCCTGGCCACGGCCGAGAGCGAGATCCAGAGCCACACCGCGGTGGCGGCCAACCAGGCCGCCTTGGCCGAAGCGGCCTGA
- a CDS encoding translocation/assembly module TamB domain-containing protein, producing the protein MDSDQTPPPAPPGEAPRATAPRRWRGLRWLLLWLLGAPVALLAAAVLALWLWAASPGSLGQTLGWAQDWLAERADTLGQLETEGAVGSLHHGGAIGRLRWTFNGLEVQAHGVRLHWNPRLWTDALLGRGVHLQELAIERLEVRDQRAPTPPGEPVQSLALPLPVSLAWSVGRFTYEGATPLALDTLQGRYRYGDAQAGDRTALGERPGVRQTHQLSVDSLQLAQGRYRLQALLGAQAPMPLVLSAQGTVLTELPGGSARLALQATAAATGTLAGRDATLDVTADVRPGPPAAPGATPPAPSSPAPGDTPTLAATARVMPWATQPLQALDATAHRLDLATLWPQAPATALSGTVHAQPDGQAWLARVDLSNANSGPWDQQRLPLQSLQARLEQRGERWLLPELVAQIGRARVQASGTFQPAGAAGPAQWQGELQARNLDPAQLWSTLATTALDATLSARTAAPAAAGGTGGPAPAAIDLDARVLSSPGRPAKAPPGLRLNEAKLKGRWTPAAPTSPGGTGGVFEFTEAVLDAAQARASAQGRVDLTAKAFTGQATLRLPGASGRFDGALAHADGRGDLALRVDEARQLLAWLRGLDTLPVIGPRVAEWLAQQPTLRELALSGQARLAARWQGGLAELGYPVPPASTGGASASRPVPLKLEASLDLPQLDAAGDTPWQVRQLRLQASGPLTDLALQLRGEAAQAPWRGVLDTQGRLRHTRATASAPASTLLDLRTLRLKASDASRPDRVVDWTLDSSAPLSLAMQTGAADLALQAAAGQLQLLPSVRAVAGAPTTASARAAAPIAPRPLTLAWDSLSWQAGAFQSKGQLRGLPLSWVDALATAEGQSSGPITQAGVAGDLLFDGDWDLLLPAQAGTPLRLSARLQRTGGDLSVQTSGNNNASAPTGTGRSAAQRVQAGVREASLSLSAQGRTVQARLRWDSERLGQASASLDTELAANPDATPGVSALDRWWPAGAPLRGTLSAQLPEVGVWSALAPPGWRMRGTLQASATIGGTRAVPQWNGTLQADQLALRSVVDGFSFSNGQLRATLTGDRVTIERFHLQGPRGAEVGGALDATGVAQWRAVEPGGRRQTFIDLQATATKLRVSTRADRRLTLSGQITAQLAGPLLNIRGRLTADSALFILPDELTPSLGADVVVRGGRNLPPPTTDDAQRVQPDVLVDLDLGEQFEVRGRGLQSRLSGQLQVRATPTQPEPRVLGEVRAVNGTYRAYGQRLAIETGVLRFTGPYDNPTLDIVAVRPQARDDSQRVGVQISGSAQTPRVRLISTPELPDSEKLAWLVLGRPASGAGAEAAVLQQAALALLAGNEGGLDSRLASALGLDELSYRGEGTASNGSTTASAVTMGKRLSSQLYLTYERSLAGAMGTVSMFYDLSRRLTLRARAGEENALDLIFTQRFD; encoded by the coding sequence ATGGACAGCGACCAGACCCCGCCCCCCGCCCCGCCCGGCGAAGCCCCGCGCGCGACGGCACCCAGGCGCTGGCGCGGCCTGCGCTGGCTGCTGCTGTGGTTGCTGGGCGCACCGGTCGCGCTGCTGGCGGCCGCGGTGCTGGCGCTGTGGCTCTGGGCCGCCAGCCCCGGCTCGCTCGGCCAGACCCTGGGCTGGGCGCAGGACTGGCTGGCCGAGCGCGCCGACACCCTGGGGCAACTCGAAACCGAAGGCGCCGTGGGCAGCCTGCACCATGGCGGCGCCATCGGGCGCCTGCGCTGGACGTTCAACGGCCTGGAGGTGCAGGCCCACGGCGTGCGCCTGCACTGGAACCCGCGCCTGTGGACCGACGCCCTGCTCGGGCGCGGCGTGCATCTGCAGGAACTCGCCATCGAACGGCTGGAAGTGCGCGACCAGCGCGCGCCCACGCCCCCGGGCGAACCGGTGCAGTCGCTCGCGCTGCCCCTGCCGGTGTCGCTGGCCTGGTCGGTCGGCCGCTTCACCTATGAAGGCGCGACCCCGCTCGCGCTCGACACCCTCCAGGGCCGCTACCGCTACGGCGACGCCCAGGCCGGCGACCGGACCGCGCTGGGTGAGCGGCCCGGCGTGCGGCAGACCCACCAGCTCAGCGTCGATTCGCTGCAACTGGCGCAGGGCCGCTACCGCCTGCAGGCCCTGCTCGGCGCGCAGGCCCCGATGCCACTGGTGTTGAGCGCCCAGGGCACGGTGCTGACCGAGCTGCCCGGCGGCTCGGCCCGCCTGGCGCTGCAGGCCACCGCCGCCGCCACAGGCACGCTGGCCGGCCGCGACGCCACCCTGGACGTGACGGCGGACGTGCGGCCCGGGCCGCCCGCCGCACCCGGTGCCACGCCACCAGCGCCCTCCAGCCCCGCCCCCGGCGACACGCCCACCCTCGCCGCCACCGCCCGCGTGATGCCCTGGGCCACCCAACCGCTGCAGGCCCTAGACGCCACCGCCCACCGGCTCGACCTGGCCACGCTCTGGCCGCAGGCCCCGGCCACGGCGCTCAGCGGCACGGTGCACGCACAACCCGACGGCCAGGCCTGGCTGGCCCGGGTGGACCTGAGCAACGCCAACAGCGGCCCCTGGGACCAGCAGCGCCTGCCGTTGCAAAGCCTGCAGGCCCGCCTGGAACAGCGCGGCGAGCGCTGGCTGCTGCCCGAGCTGGTGGCACAGATCGGGCGTGCCCGGGTGCAGGCCAGCGGCACATTCCAGCCCGCGGGCGCCGCCGGGCCAGCGCAATGGCAAGGCGAGCTGCAGGCCCGCAACCTGGACCCGGCGCAGCTGTGGAGCACGCTGGCCACCACCGCGCTCGACGCCACGCTCAGCGCCCGCACCGCCGCGCCCGCCGCAGCTGGCGGCACTGGCGGCCCGGCCCCGGCGGCGATCGATCTGGACGCGCGCGTCCTGTCCTCGCCCGGCCGACCCGCCAAGGCCCCACCCGGCCTGCGCCTGAACGAAGCGAAACTGAAAGGCCGCTGGACCCCCGCCGCGCCGACCAGCCCGGGCGGCACGGGCGGCGTATTCGAATTCACCGAAGCCGTGCTCGACGCCGCGCAGGCCCGCGCCAGCGCCCAGGGCCGGGTGGACCTCACGGCCAAGGCCTTCACCGGCCAGGCCACGCTGCGGCTGCCGGGCGCCAGCGGTCGCTTCGACGGCGCCCTGGCGCACGCCGATGGCCGGGGCGATCTGGCCCTGCGGGTCGATGAAGCCCGCCAGTTGCTGGCCTGGCTGCGCGGGCTGGACACGCTGCCGGTGATCGGCCCGCGTGTGGCCGAGTGGCTGGCGCAACAGCCCACGCTGCGCGAGCTGGCGCTGAGCGGCCAGGCCCGGCTCGCGGCGCGCTGGCAAGGCGGCCTGGCCGAGCTCGGCTACCCGGTCCCACCGGCCTCGACTGGCGGCGCAAGCGCCAGCCGCCCGGTGCCGCTGAAGCTGGAGGCCTCGCTGGACCTGCCCCAGCTCGATGCGGCGGGCGACACCCCCTGGCAGGTGCGCCAGCTGCGCCTACAGGCCAGCGGCCCCCTGACCGATCTGGCGCTGCAGCTCCGGGGCGAAGCGGCGCAGGCGCCGTGGCGCGGGGTGCTCGACACCCAGGGCCGCCTGCGCCACACCCGGGCCACGGCGAGCGCCCCCGCGTCCACCCTGCTCGACCTGCGCACGCTGCGGCTGAAGGCCAGCGACGCCTCACGGCCCGACCGCGTGGTGGACTGGACGCTCGACAGCAGCGCCCCCCTGTCGCTGGCCATGCAGACCGGCGCCGCCGACCTGGCCCTGCAGGCCGCTGCCGGCCAGTTGCAGCTGTTGCCCAGCGTGCGCGCGGTGGCGGGTGCGCCCACCACGGCCAGCGCCCGCGCCGCCGCGCCCATCGCCCCCCGTCCGCTCACGCTCGCCTGGGACAGCCTGAGCTGGCAGGCCGGCGCGTTCCAGAGCAAGGGGCAATTGCGCGGTCTGCCGCTGTCCTGGGTGGACGCGCTGGCCACCGCCGAGGGCCAGAGCAGCGGCCCGATCACCCAGGCCGGCGTGGCGGGCGACCTGCTGTTCGACGGCGACTGGGACCTGCTGCTGCCCGCCCAGGCCGGCACGCCACTGCGTCTGTCGGCCCGGCTGCAGCGCACCGGCGGCGACCTCTCGGTGCAGACCAGCGGCAACAACAACGCCAGTGCCCCCACAGGCACCGGCCGGAGCGCTGCCCAGCGGGTGCAGGCCGGCGTGCGCGAGGCGAGTCTGAGCCTGAGCGCCCAGGGCCGCACGGTGCAGGCCCGCCTGCGCTGGGACAGCGAGCGCCTGGGCCAGGCCAGCGCAAGCCTTGACACCGAACTCGCCGCCAACCCCGACGCCACCCCGGGCGTCAGCGCGCTCGACCGCTGGTGGCCCGCCGGCGCGCCCCTGCGCGGCACGCTCAGCGCGCAACTGCCTGAGGTGGGCGTGTGGTCGGCGCTGGCGCCACCGGGCTGGCGCATGCGCGGCACCCTGCAGGCCAGCGCCACGATCGGCGGCACGCGCGCTGTGCCGCAGTGGAACGGCACGCTGCAGGCCGACCAGTTGGCGCTGCGCTCGGTGGTGGACGGGTTCTCGTTCTCCAACGGCCAGCTGCGCGCCACGCTCACGGGCGACCGCGTCACCATCGAACGCTTCCACCTGCAGGGCCCGCGCGGCGCCGAAGTGGGTGGCGCGCTGGACGCCACCGGCGTGGCCCAGTGGCGCGCGGTGGAGCCCGGCGGGCGCCGCCAGACCTTCATCGACCTGCAGGCCACCGCCACCAAACTGCGCGTATCCACCCGGGCCGACCGCCGGCTCACCCTCTCGGGCCAGATCACGGCCCAGCTCGCCGGCCCGCTGCTCAACATCCGCGGCCGGCTCACCGCCGATTCGGCGCTCTTCATCCTGCCCGACGAACTCACCCCCTCGCTGGGCGCCGACGTGGTGGTGCGCGGCGGGCGCAACCTGCCCCCACCGACGACCGACGACGCTCAGCGCGTGCAGCCCGATGTGCTGGTCGATCTGGATCTGGGCGAGCAGTTCGAGGTGCGCGGCCGCGGCCTGCAGTCCCGCCTGAGCGGCCAGCTGCAGGTGCGCGCCACGCCCACGCAGCCCGAGCCGCGCGTGCTGGGCGAAGTGCGCGCCGTCAACGGCACCTACCGCGCCTACGGCCAGCGGCTCGCCATCGAAACCGGCGTGCTGCGCTTCACCGGGCCCTACGACAACCCCACGCTCGACATCGTCGCGGTGCGCCCGCAGGCGCGCGACGACAGCCAGCGCGTGGGCGTGCAGATCAGCGGCAGCGCGCAGACGCCGCGCGTGCGCCTGATCAGCACGCCGGAACTGCCGGACAGCGAAAAACTCGCCTGGCTGGTGCTGGGCCGCCCGGCCAGCGGCGCCGGCGCCGAAGCCGCCGTGCTGCAGCAGGCCGCGCTGGCCCTGCTAGCGGGCAACGAAGGCGGGCTCGACAGCCGCCTGGCCAGCGCCCTCGGGCTGGACGAACTGAGCTACCGGGGCGAAGGCACGGCCAGCAACGGCAGCACCACCGCGTCCGCAGTCACGATGGGCAAGCGCCTGTCGAGCCAGCTGTACCTGACCTACGAACGCAGCCTGGCCGGCGCCATGGGCACGGTGTCCATGTTCTACGACCTGTCACGCCGCCTGACGCTGCGCGCCCGCGCGGGCGAAGAAAACGCGCTGGATCTGATCTTCACCCAAAGATTCGATTGA
- a CDS encoding autotransporter assembly complex protein TamA has translation MKSPFLRRAGWARPPLWLVGTVVLLPLWALAQATPPPEPAPANGTPTPEAAQEATDDAAVETLAPSSIRRTPRTRAPAPPRFDVDLQAGNDELRDFLLRHMELMRFRTLRDLDASELDRLLGKTPDDLGNLLGTLGHFAPEIHIDEPAATGPTPLGTVRIRVDPGPITRVESADLYFLGDIANNPQATAQREAVTRAWTLKPGQSFTQADWSSAKTNVLRALTARRYPTGRVANSLADIDPKTHSARLSVELDSGAPLRVGEVRVEGAERYEAATVEHLVHLSGLRPGSDYDLDQLQDAQQRIAAAGSYDSVFVFVDTDHLQDGTAPVVVQLRESPRQKLVLGVGGSTDNGARLSAEYTHHRVPGLGWQSVNKLQLEREDQLLSSQWSAPVDSQGWRWIASAQMARQIDGFDTTTSQRLRAGRSQDSTPLDRSYFLQFERARAENAVLGSPETTHAESALSVNYAWTRRRFDSMPLPKTGNGLGMEIGVGTTLESPRRPFVRLHTRWLSYWPIDSGVSALANSLEGLVRRGAPPLGVARPSDDETGQAGRLALRLEGGALWARKDAGIPETLLYLTGGDTSVRGYGLRDIGIPQADGGVSPGRYLAVASVEWQRPIWRDGVRTPWESVVFVDAGAVANEPGELRPPQWGVGAGVRYNSPVGPLQLDLAYGVKPKALRLHFNVGFTF, from the coding sequence ATGAAATCTCCATTCCTGCGCCGCGCAGGATGGGCGCGACCGCCCCTGTGGCTGGTGGGCACGGTGGTCCTGCTTCCCCTCTGGGCGCTGGCCCAGGCCACCCCCCCGCCGGAGCCCGCGCCCGCCAACGGCACCCCCACCCCCGAGGCCGCCCAGGAGGCCACCGACGACGCTGCCGTGGAGACACTCGCGCCCTCGTCGATCCGCCGCACCCCGCGCACGCGTGCCCCGGCGCCGCCGCGCTTCGACGTCGACCTGCAGGCCGGCAACGACGAGCTGCGCGACTTTCTGCTGCGCCACATGGAGCTGATGCGCTTTCGCACGCTGCGCGACCTGGACGCCAGCGAGCTGGACCGGTTGCTGGGCAAGACGCCCGACGACCTGGGCAACCTGCTGGGCACGCTGGGCCATTTCGCGCCAGAGATCCACATCGACGAGCCTGCCGCCACCGGCCCCACCCCGCTGGGCACGGTGCGCATCCGGGTCGACCCGGGCCCGATCACCCGGGTCGAGTCGGCCGACCTCTATTTCCTGGGCGACATCGCCAACAACCCGCAGGCCACGGCGCAGCGCGAGGCCGTCACCCGCGCCTGGACGCTCAAACCCGGCCAGAGCTTCACCCAGGCCGATTGGAGCAGCGCCAAGACGAACGTGCTGCGCGCGCTCACCGCCCGCCGCTACCCCACGGGGCGCGTGGCCAACAGCCTGGCCGACATCGACCCCAAGACCCACAGCGCGCGCCTGAGCGTGGAGCTGGACTCGGGCGCGCCCCTGCGGGTGGGCGAGGTGCGCGTGGAAGGCGCCGAGCGCTACGAGGCCGCCACGGTCGAACACCTGGTGCACCTCTCCGGCCTCAGGCCCGGCAGCGACTACGACCTGGACCAGCTGCAGGACGCGCAGCAGCGCATCGCCGCGGCCGGCTCCTACGACTCGGTGTTCGTGTTCGTCGACACCGACCACCTGCAGGACGGCACCGCGCCGGTGGTGGTGCAACTGCGCGAGAGCCCGCGGCAAAAGCTGGTGCTCGGTGTGGGCGGCAGCACCGACAACGGCGCGCGCCTCTCGGCCGAGTACACCCACCACCGCGTGCCCGGCCTGGGCTGGCAGTCGGTGAACAAGCTGCAGCTGGAGCGCGAAGACCAGTTGCTCAGCAGCCAGTGGAGCGCGCCGGTGGACAGCCAGGGCTGGCGCTGGATCGCCAGCGCCCAGATGGCGCGCCAGATCGACGGCTTCGACACCACCACCAGCCAGCGCCTGCGCGCGGGCCGCTCGCAGGACAGCACCCCGCTGGACCGCAGTTACTTCCTGCAGTTCGAGCGCGCACGCGCGGAAAACGCCGTGCTCGGCAGCCCGGAAACCACCCACGCGGAATCGGCCCTCAGCGTCAACTACGCCTGGACGCGCCGCCGCTTCGACAGCATGCCCCTGCCCAAGACCGGCAACGGCCTGGGCATGGAGATCGGCGTGGGCACCACGCTGGAGAGCCCGCGCCGCCCCTTCGTGCGGCTGCACACCCGCTGGCTGAGCTACTGGCCCATCGACTCGGGCGTGTCCGCCCTGGCCAATTCGCTGGAGGGCCTGGTGCGCCGCGGTGCGCCGCCGCTGGGCGTGGCCCGCCCCAGCGACGACGAGACCGGCCAGGCCGGCCGGCTGGCGCTGCGCCTGGAAGGCGGCGCACTGTGGGCGCGCAAGGACGCCGGCATACCGGAAACCCTGCTCTACCTCACCGGCGGCGACACCAGCGTGCGCGGCTACGGCCTGCGCGACATCGGCATCCCCCAGGCCGACGGCGGGGTCTCGCCCGGGCGCTATTTGGCGGTGGCCAGCGTCGAGTGGCAGCGCCCGATCTGGCGCGACGGCGTGCGCACCCCCTGGGAAAGCGTGGTGTTCGTGGACGCCGGTGCCGTGGCCAACGAGCCGGGCGAGCTGCGCCCGCCGCAATGGGGCGTGGGCGCCGGCGTGCGCTACAACAGCCCGGTCGGCCCGCTGCAGCTGGACCTGGCCTACGGCGTGAAGCCCAAGGCCCTGCGCCTGCACTTCAACGTCGGCTTCACGTTCTGA
- a CDS encoding vWA domain-containing protein has product MLIDFFYTLRSAKLPVSVKEYLTLLEALQADVVGPRNPDACSMDDFYYLARTALVKDEKHYDKFDRAFAAYFKGVELIADFTKPIPADWLRQEIERLLSDEQKANAPKMDWDELMETLKKRLEEQKERHEGGSKWIGTGGTSPFGHGGSNPQGIRIGGKGGNKTAVKVWDQRAYRDYDDTQELGTRNIKVALRRLRKFAREGNDFELDLPDTIRATAANAGWLDIKMIPERHNNVKVLLLMDVGGTMDEHIQRVEELFSAVKSEFKHLEFYYFHNCVYDFMWKNNRRRYAEKFPTWDIIRKYNKDYKLIFVGDATMSPYEILQPGGSVEYNNEEAGAEWLQRLTNAFPKFAWINPEPQGVWQYRQSISVVQQLMGQRMYPLTLKGLEDAMRLLSK; this is encoded by the coding sequence ATGCTGATCGACTTCTTCTACACCCTGCGTTCGGCCAAGCTGCCGGTCTCGGTCAAGGAATACCTGACCCTGCTCGAAGCGCTGCAGGCCGATGTGGTGGGGCCGCGCAATCCCGATGCGTGTTCCATGGACGACTTCTATTACCTGGCGCGCACCGCGCTGGTGAAGGACGAGAAGCACTACGACAAGTTCGACCGCGCCTTTGCCGCCTACTTCAAGGGCGTGGAGCTGATCGCGGACTTCACCAAGCCCATTCCCGCCGACTGGCTGCGCCAGGAGATCGAGCGGCTGCTGTCCGACGAGCAGAAGGCGAACGCGCCCAAGATGGACTGGGACGAGCTGATGGAGACGCTCAAGAAGCGGCTCGAAGAACAGAAGGAGCGCCACGAGGGCGGCAGCAAGTGGATCGGCACCGGCGGCACCTCGCCGTTTGGCCACGGCGGGTCCAACCCCCAGGGCATCCGCATCGGTGGCAAGGGCGGCAACAAGACGGCCGTGAAGGTCTGGGACCAGCGCGCCTACCGCGACTACGACGACACGCAGGAGCTCGGCACGCGCAACATCAAGGTCGCGCTGCGCCGCCTGCGCAAGTTCGCGCGCGAGGGCAACGACTTCGAGCTGGACCTGCCCGACACGATCCGCGCCACCGCCGCCAACGCGGGCTGGCTCGACATCAAGATGATCCCGGAGCGGCACAACAACGTGAAGGTGCTGCTGCTGATGGACGTGGGCGGCACGATGGACGAACACATCCAGCGGGTGGAGGAGCTGTTCAGCGCCGTCAAGAGCGAGTTCAAGCACCTGGAGTTCTATTACTTCCACAACTGCGTGTACGACTTCATGTGGAAAAACAACCGGCGCCGCTACGCCGAGAAATTCCCGACCTGGGACATCATCCGCAAGTACAACAAGGACTACAAGCTGATCTTCGTGGGCGACGCGACCATGAGCCCCTACGAGATCCTGCAGCCCGGCGGCAGCGTGGAATACAACAACGAAGAGGCCGGCGCGGAGTGGTTGCAGCGGCTCACAAATGCTTTCCCGAAATTCGCCTGGATCAACCCCGAACCGCAGGGCGTGTGGCAGTATCGACAGAGCATCAGCGTTGTCCAGCAACTGATGGGCCAGCGCATGTACCCGCTGACCTTGAAGGGCCTGGAAGATGCCATGAGACTGTTGTCGAAATAA
- a CDS encoding AAA family ATPase, translating to MKFQGSENYVATQDLMLAVNAAITLKRPLLVKGEPGTGKTMLAEEVAQALKLPLLQWHIKSTTKAQQGLYEYDAVSRLRDSQLGDEKVKDIHNYIVKGVLWQAFTADQPVALLIDEIDKADIEFPNDLLRELDRMEFYCYETRELVRAKHRPLVFITSNNEKELPDAFLRRCFFHYIKFPDAETMHKIVDVHFPELKKELLTAAMKTFFDVRNLPGLKKKPSTSELLDWLKLLMAEDIPLEALQSADNKVSIPPLVGALLKNEQDTTLFEKLVFMNQRNR from the coding sequence ATGAAATTCCAAGGCTCCGAAAACTACGTCGCCACGCAAGACCTGATGCTGGCCGTCAACGCCGCCATCACGCTCAAGCGCCCGCTGCTCGTCAAGGGCGAGCCCGGCACCGGCAAGACCATGCTGGCCGAGGAAGTGGCGCAGGCGCTCAAGCTGCCGCTGCTGCAGTGGCACATCAAGAGCACCACCAAGGCGCAGCAGGGTCTGTACGAATACGACGCGGTGAGCCGCCTGCGCGACTCGCAGCTGGGCGACGAGAAGGTCAAGGACATCCACAACTACATCGTCAAGGGCGTGCTCTGGCAGGCCTTCACCGCCGACCAGCCGGTGGCGCTGCTGATCGACGAGATCGACAAGGCCGACATCGAATTTCCCAACGACCTGCTGCGCGAACTCGACCGCATGGAGTTCTACTGCTACGAGACGCGCGAGCTGGTGCGCGCCAAACACCGCCCACTGGTGTTCATCACCTCCAACAACGAAAAGGAACTGCCCGACGCCTTCCTGCGCCGCTGCTTCTTCCACTACATCAAGTTCCCCGACGCCGAGACCATGCACAAGATCGTGGACGTGCATTTCCCCGAGCTGAAAAAGGAACTGCTCACCGCCGCGATGAAGACCTTCTTCGACGTGCGCAACCTGCCCGGCCTGAAGAAGAAGCCGTCCACCAGCGAACTGCTGGACTGGCTCAAGCTCCTGATGGCCGAAGACATTCCGCTCGAAGCGCTGCAAAGCGCCGACAACAAGGTCAGCATCCCGCCGCTGGTGGGCGCATTGCTCAAGAACGAACAGGACACCACGCTGTTCGAGAAGCTGGTGTTCATGAACCAGAGGAACCGTTGA
- a CDS encoding c-type cytochrome codes for MNQLLPMIVRSVVAAATFSAAALSAQAQGVTGSAEAGQKKAEMCIGCHGIPGYQNSFPEIHKVPKISGQSDKYIVSALTAYKKGDRKHPSMRGIAGSLSEQDMADLAAFYTAQGDQPADEAPKAANVAAAALIEKGACASCHGANFSKPIDPSYPKIGGQHADYLFVALKAYTVEGNKVVGRSNPIMAGVAKQFKPAEMREIAKYLASLDGELKTVPQSRFR; via the coding sequence ATGAACCAACTGTTGCCCATGATCGTCCGTTCCGTTGTCGCCGCTGCGACGTTTTCCGCAGCAGCACTGAGCGCTCAGGCTCAGGGTGTCACCGGCAGCGCCGAAGCCGGCCAGAAGAAGGCTGAAATGTGCATCGGTTGCCACGGCATTCCGGGCTACCAGAACAGTTTTCCCGAGATCCACAAGGTGCCCAAGATCTCCGGGCAGTCCGACAAGTACATCGTTTCCGCCCTGACCGCCTACAAGAAGGGCGACCGCAAGCACCCGTCCATGCGCGGCATCGCGGGCTCGCTGTCCGAGCAGGACATGGCCGATCTCGCAGCGTTCTACACCGCGCAGGGCGACCAGCCCGCCGACGAAGCCCCCAAGGCGGCCAACGTGGCCGCTGCGGCGCTGATCGAAAAAGGGGCCTGCGCGTCCTGCCACGGTGCCAACTTCAGCAAGCCGATCGACCCGAGCTACCCCAAGATCGGTGGCCAGCACGCCGACTACCTGTTTGTCGCGCTCAAGGCCTACACCGTCGAAGGCAACAAGGTCGTGGGCCGCTCCAACCCCATCATGGCCGGCGTCGCCAAGCAGTTCAAACCCGCCGAAATGCGCGAGATCGCCAAGTACCTGGCCTCGCTGGACGGTGAGCTCAAGACCGTGCCGCAGTCGCGTTTCCGCTGA
- a CDS encoding DUF1841 family protein: MFSPSQTDVRRFFCAVYAKSLQQQPMEAIEMLAGQWIAEHPEYHAELADVDAALARLGEPGSATRENPFLHLSMHLSISEQCSIDQPPGIRQAVELLAARRGDLHAAHHEVMECLGTMLWESQRAGRPPDGQAYIDQVRRRATQD, from the coding sequence ATGTTCAGTCCGTCCCAAACCGATGTGCGCCGCTTCTTCTGCGCGGTCTATGCCAAGAGCCTGCAACAGCAGCCCATGGAGGCCATCGAGATGCTGGCGGGCCAGTGGATCGCCGAGCACCCCGAGTACCACGCCGAGCTGGCCGACGTGGACGCCGCCCTGGCTCGCCTGGGCGAACCGGGCAGCGCCACCCGCGAGAACCCGTTCCTGCACCTGTCCATGCACCTGTCCATCAGCGAACAGTGCAGCATCGACCAGCCGCCGGGCATCCGCCAGGCGGTGGAGCTGCTGGCGGCGCGGCGCGGCGACCTGCACGCCGCGCACCACGAGGTGATGGAGTGCCTGGGCACCATGCTCTGGGAAAGCCAGCGCGCCGGCCGGCCGCCCGACGGCCAGGCCTATATCGACCAGGTGCGCCGCCGAGCGACGCAGGACTGA